The region CGCCGTCGATGTGTACAACATACACAATACCTACAGCCCCGCCCAGGGGGGGCTCAATTTCGACAACCATTATGAAATCAGACTCCAGAACGATTTGGTGTGGGCAGACGGTGCGAAAGCCCGCAGGGTGAGTTCCCGGCTGCAGGCATCGGAATCGACCGGGATCAACTTCACAAAAAATTTCGAGTGGAGCGAAGCAGTCCACTGGGATTGGGGGAAAAGCCTCCGCAGCGGCGCCAACTACTCCTTTGGGAGCACGGGCGGAGACCCCGGCGCCCAAAAACATAATACCGGTGGCGCCTGGCTCCAGCACCAACTCTTCAAGAGCCTGACCACGCGGCTGGACCTACGGGCCCGGAAAAACGACTACCCCACGGGCTACGATCAGGAGATCAACGGTGGCGTGTCGTTCAACTATGTCAAACAGCTCCCGGCCCAGAGCACGCTTTCGCTCAACGGCTATCGCCAGTACACCCTGGACACTCGCGACCTTGGCACCGACCGGCTGCACATATATAATGAACAGCATACGGTGTCCTTTGCCTCCCATCTCTATCTGGCACAACCGAACGTGATCGCCAGCAGCATCACCGTGCGCAACGCCGACGCCTTGAAACGCCTGGCTCCCTATGACCTGAACGTGGATTACCAGGTGACCGTCAGCGGGGCCCTGACCGAGATCGTCCCGTTGACCAGCGGGGCGATCAAGGATGGGGACAGCCTGTTGATCAGTTATGACTACCAGGTGGATCCCCAGTTGAAGACCACAACCAATGCGTACGGCTTTGGGGGCAATATCCAGTTTCTGGGCGGGAAATATCGCCTGTACGGTGATTTTTCCCAATCGCACATGGACCGTTCCGCCGGCCAGGGGCAGTTGGCCAGTCTGACGGCCCAAATAAGGTCTACGCTTGGTCTGGAGCGGAAATGGGACTCCGTTACGCTTGGCGCCGAATACAACAGCTTTGATTCGGAAGCGGACAAGCACGAATCGCTTACGGCGCAGATGCGCTACAGCAACGAACTGCGTGACGGGGTCCTGTCGCTGACACTGGTCGACCAGTATCTCTGGTACGGGCCGGTTACCACCGGCACGACCACCAGCCGCAGGGCAGACGAAAACTCCTTCACGGCAACCGCCGGTTATGGCAAGCGACTCTTTTCCACGACATACATGACGCTCAACTCGACCTATATTAACGTAACGGGCGCCAACACGAAGGACAGTCTCACGGTTGGTGCCTCCCTGCGCTGGTCCCTCGGGAAGATGATTGCATCGTTGAACACCTCCCTGGGGCTGCGCCGCGAGGGAGGCACTACGGCCACCGACGAAACGGTGCGTTTCACGGTGTCACGTTATTTCTAAATCAACGGTAGGTGCCCCAATGGGAGAATACAACCACACACCGACGCGGGGAACATTGGTCGGCCGTCTCGCAGCCATCGGCATCCTCTGCATGCTGCTGGCCGCCTGCGCCGGTTCGGCGGCACAGACGACGCGGCGGATAGAATGGCCGCCTCCACCCGCACAGCCCCAGATCGCCTGGGCCGGAGAAGTCGGCAGCTATCTGGATGCAGGGATACGCAAAGGCTTCTGGCGCCGGCTGGCGGATGTCTTCGTAGGGGAAAGCGATGTTCGTATCGGCCGCCCCTACGGCATCTACGTTGACGAAACCGGGCGGCTCCTTATCGCCGATCCCGCCTTTGGCGTTGTCCACGTCATGGATGCCGGCCAGAACACCTATACGATCATCGGCCAAGGGGAAGGGCCCGCTTTCAAGAACCCGATCGCCATTACCGGCGACGGGGCGGGCAACGTTTATATTACCGACTCGGCGGCCAGTCTGGTGTACCGCTATAGCTTCCGGGATAACGCCCTGACCCCTTTTATCCATTCCGTCGAACGCCCGACCGGGATCGCCTTCAACCGGAGGAACCGGCTGCTATACGTGAGCGATACTACCTCCAGCCAGGTTGTCGTCTGCGACCTGAGCGGCAACGAACGCTTTCGCATCGGAGGAACAGGCTCCGGGCCGGGGCAATTCAACCGCCCCACCGATCTTTTTATCGACAACAGCGGCACATTGTACGTCACCGATCCCCTGAACTCACGCATCCAGGTGTTTTCCGCCGAGGGGGTCTTCCGGAGGGCGTTTGGGCGGCCGGGCGACGGCGGCGGCGACTTCTCCAAGCCGAAAGGGGTTGCCGTGGACAGTAACGGCACCATCTATGTGGCCGATGCCCAACTCGATGCGGTACAGGTATACAACATGTCGGGCGGCTTCCGTTTTGAATTCGGTGCAAGCGGGAGCGAGGCCGGCACGTTCTGGATGCCGTCGGGCGTGCATATCGACCGCAACGACAGGATCTACGTGGCAGATACCTACAACCGGCGTATCCAGATCTTCCGGATTGTCCCGCCCGCGGCCCCGCAAGGAAAGGAGAAGTGACGCCATGAAACTCTTCCGCGCCATCCTGGCGGCTCTGGCGGTAGCAACCATGGCCCTGCCTTCCCGATCAGGCGCCGACAGCATCGTCAACTCTCCCCACAACCTGTCGTCGGGAAGCACGGCCCGGGTGATGTCCACGGAAGAGACGCGGGTCTGCATCTTCTGCCATACCCCCCACCACGCGACCAAGCTTTCCGATACCAGCTATACCGGGCCGCTCTGGAGCCGCGAGGAGAACACCGCCCAGGACTATACTCCCTACGCGTCCACTACCATCGCAGCCAGCCCGGGCCAGCCCCAGGGGCCTTCACGACTCTGCCTGAGTTGCCACGACGGCACCATTGCCCTTGGCGCCCCGGGCACCCACGCCACCTCGGCGACACTTGGTCCCCTTACGCCGCCTCCCACCGGGAAATCGACCGTTCTGGGCAAGGACCTGCGCGACGACCATCCGATCTCCATGGAGTATGGCCGCAAGACCTCCGAATTCCGGGATGCCGCCACGGTGACCGGAACCACCCGCATCAAACTGGTGAGGCGCGCAAGCACCCTGTACGTGGAGTGCACCTCCTGCCACGACCCCCATGACAACCAGTACGGCAATTTTTTGGTGTTGGACACCTCCAGCCACCGGGATGCACTCTGCACCGTCTGCCACGCCAAGACCGACTGGACGGGGAGTGCCCACGAGAACGGCGGCACCCGCTCCAGCGGGAGCATCCCGGCCGATGTGGCCAAGAACGGCTGCGTCAACTGCCACACCCCCACGGGGCCCAGCAGGGGGTCGATCTGCTGACGCTCACCGCCGCCGGGGCCAGCATGGACACGAACTGTTACGCCTCCTGCCACAACAGCTCCTCGTACCCGTCCAACGTCTACAGCCAGTTCGCCGTCTCCGGCGCACACCACCCGTCCGGCGGTTATGACAGCGCCGCCAACAAGCATAGTGAAACGGAAACGCTTCCCCTGCCGGCAACCGACAAGCATGTCCATTGCGTGGATTGCCACAATCCCCACCAGGCGATCTGGCAGAACGCCCCCCTGAGCAACGCCACGGCCTCGCCCAACGGCCCGCCCAGCGTGAACGGCGTCCTCAAGGGGGTGCGGGGCATCGACATCAACGGCAGTCAGAAGACCGTGGCCAGCTACGAGTACGAGATCTGCTTCCGGTGCCACTCCGGCGATGCCGCCCTGGCAGGCAACTATAACACCTATCCGCAGGTGTCACGCACCTTCGGCTCGCTGGACGAGCGCGAGCGTTTCGACTGGGGGAGCGCCAAGTCCTGGCACCCGGTGGCCAAGGAATTCGTCCGGGTCGGGAACAGCCAGGGGCTGAGCCTCAAAAGCGCCAGCATGACCATGATCTACTGCAACGACTGCCACGACTCCCACGGCTCGGGCAGCCACCTGCTGCGCCTGGAAAACCCGGACACCTTCTCCCAGGGGCAGAGCATCTCGAACTACCCGCTCTGCTATAGCTGCCACGACGAAACCTATCTCACGAGTTCCGCCACCAACATCGGGAAACTGCACCGGGCCCACGTCTGGGGCCAGCACAACCCGCTCAGCACCAACAGCAGCTACCGGGCCTCCTGCTCCGCCTGTCACGACCCCCACGGCGTCCCGTACAAGGCCGGGCTCACCACCAGTTCCAATGCCCTGCACCTGATAAATTTCGACCTGCGCTACGCCGGCAGCGGGTCCTCCTACGATGCGTCAACCAGCAGCTGCCTCGTCACCGGCACCGGCACCAGCGGGCTTTCCTGCCACCCCACGACAACCGGCACGGCCAGTTTCAACCCCTATCCCTACCCCTGACATCCCCGGCTGGCGGCCAGGCAAACCGTGCGACCCCTCTTCTTCCGTTTCGGGAGGAGAGGGGTCTTTTGTCATACCACGTGAAAAAACAGTGCCTCCGTGAAATAACCGTAATGGGGGGACGCTAAGTAACCAATAAACCGCAAAAACGACGAAAAATATATATGGTTAATTTTGAATGTTTGAGCGCCCCGAATAGGGGAAAAAACTCGTAAGCATTCTCAATTATTTAAACTATTGTTCCCACCTCCCTCCCTGATCCCGACCGCCACGGTGTGCAATCCCCCCATTTTTGTTTGTTGGCACTCATGTTGCTATCAAGACCTGTGGATAAATATCTGAAATATAGTAACAACCTGGAATTACAGGCCCAGGGTAAAAAACAGCACCAGGCTTTTCCGGTACTGACAAACCGGCGAGAGGAAAGGCGGAAAGGAGACGAGGCAGACAGATACCAAACCCGAATGCTGTACGAAAGAGACTGGCAGTAGAATCCAATTTTAGACGAAAGAAAAGGAGACAGCTTACAATGAGAAAACAGATTTTGACTGCACTTGTGTTTGGTGCTCTCGGCGTTGCCTCGGCTGCACTCGCCGCGCCTGGGGATGGTGTTCTCAACTCGCCCCACAACATGACGACTTACGGCTATACCGATTCCAACGGGCGCGTGTGCGCATTCTGCCACACCCCTCACCATGCCGCCACCAGCACGAATGTCAGCGATTATCTGCCGCTTTGGTCCCGCGCCACGGATACCACGGTGTTCACCACCGCTTATGCCAGCTCGACCATCAACGCCGCCGAACTGCAGGAAACCACCAGCGACAAGGCTATCGGCCCGACCCGTCTCTGCATGAGCTGTCATGACGGCACGATCGCCCCTGACCAGCACTACGGCAACACCGGCACCGCCGCCATGTTGACCGGCGACAACTTCCCGACCCTCGGCAACGGCGCAGGCGTTGGTGCCGGCACCGCCGGTCTGTCCAACGACCATCCGGTCGGCTTCAGCTACACCGATGTGGCCGTCGGCCCCGCCACGGGCAGCCCGTCCGCCAGCGATATCTCCGCCGCCACCGCCAATCAGGATCCCTGGATTCGTCAGGCGAGCGTCACCTACACCGGCAACACCTACAATATCACGGTTCAGGACCGCCTCTATTTCTCCAACGGTAAATCGTACATGACCTGCGCTACCTGCCACGACGTGCACAACAAGAAGAACACGTACACGACTACGGGCACCGAGCCGGTCAACTACCTGGTGCTGGCACCGCAGAAGGATTCCGCCCTCTGCCTGACCTGCCACATCAAGTAGACCGGCCTGTAGGCAGAAACTTAGCGATTGAGAATCTGAAAGGAGAAAAGAATGCGTAAATCTGCAGGCTTACTTATAACAGTCCTGCTTCTCCTGGTCGTTCCGGTCCTCGCCAGCGCGATGACATTGACGATCAAGGTAACGGGACCCACCGGCGTGGCGGGCAACAATGTCGCGCTCTCCGGTGGAACTGCGGCAACCGTGACGTCGGGTCTGAAATACTACTACCCGACCACCGCCACCTCGGCCACCATCAGCATGGCTGCCGGCTATACCTCCACGGTCAAGGTCGACGGCATTACCCAGAACCCCAACTATACGGGTACGGTCGGTCCCTGGACCTCCGGCTCCCACTCCGTTGAGGTCGCCTACAGCGGCACCGCCGCCACGACCTATGCCGTGACCATCACCCAGACCACGGGCGGCACCGTGTCCATCAAGCTGCCCAACGGCACCTCCAACTCCAGCGGCGCTTCCGGCGTCTCCTCCGGGACGAGCATGCCGATCACCATCTCGGCAGCCGCCGGCTACAAGATCGCCACCTATAACATCGGCGCAGGCGTCGTGGCCTACGGCGGCACCGTTGCCGGCGAAGTCCTGACGCTGCCGTTCACCTGCACCGCCAACACGGCGGTAACGGCCACCTACACCCAGGCCCCCACGCTCAGCGCATCGCTGTCCGCTCCGCTGAACGGCTACACGAACACCGCGGTCAACGTCAAGACCACCGCAACCAGCACCGCTTTTGCCGCCTACACCTCCTCCACCGGCATCATGTACAAGTACAATGCCAGGAAAGCAGCCGCCGGTTCCGCTTCGGTCGGCGCCGCCGACAGCACCACCAAGACCTTTGCCTTCACCCCGGATACCGTCACGGACTACATCGTTTCCGTGAAGGCATACCTCACCGCCAATACGGCGGTCTTCAAAAACATGTCGAGCCGCGTCACGGTGACCTCCCTGACCGCCGCCATGAACAACCAGTGCACCTCCTGCCACGGTCCTTCCCCGCTGACCTTCTCCCAGATCGTGGCTGACTACAACGCCGGCGTCAATGCCGGGGTAACCGCATGTAACAACGCGGCCTGCCACGGCGGTTCGCCCCACACCAGCCTGGACCTGCAGAAGGGTAATTTTGCACTGTCCTCGCACAAAAACGGCGCTCACGGCATCCTGTACGGAGCTAACATCTGTACTACGTGCCACAGCCATAAGACAAACCCCACGGCCGCCTATGTTGCGTACTCCTCTACCGGCAAAGTCTCCCGTACGCAAGCTTGCCAACAGTGCCACGCAATCGGTTCCGGCTATGGCGTGTTCAACAGCCAGACCGACACCGACCTGAAGAAGCCCCACGGCAACGCCAACAAGGTCTTCACCATGAACGTAGGCGTCACCACCGTCGGCTGGTACTCGGGCAGCAGGTACGTCTTTGCCAATGCATCGACCTCCTACGTCTCCCCGGCCGACGCCTGCTCCAACTGCCACGGCCACAACAACGTGATCAACGGCGAATACGCCGAGAACTACCATTCGGCCAACAACCGCTGGAAAACCTCGTCGAGCCGCGCCTGGAAATACCAGGGGTACAGCTCGGCGGTAACGCCGGCCAACGTCTCCACCGACGGCTGCGTACGCTGCCACACCACCACCGGTTATGTGAATTTCGTAGCTAACTTCACCAACCTGCAGGCCTGGGGCTTCCAGGAGACCGGTTACACGGTGCAGACCTCTTCGGCCGCTGCAAACAACACCAACACCGTCTCTGAAGCGGTCAACTGCCGCGCCTGCCACACCGACGCGGAAGGCACCGTGCGTGTCGTCGCCGCCGCACAGGCCTACTACAACATGACCACCGTGCCGTTCGGCAAGCTGAACAGCGGCCTGGTCCAGTACAGCGACTTCAAGAACTCCAACGTCTGCATCCCCTGCCACATGGGGCGCAACGGCGCCACCAATGGCAACCTGCTTGACACGATCGCGACGAACTTCGCCGCCTTCGCCAGCATGACCAGCTTGACGGTCGGTACCGTCTCCGTCAGCCCGGGCGTACCCCACGGCGTCAACCAGGCCGGTATCCTGGATGCCAACATGGGCTACAAGTTCGGCAACAGCTACGTCAACGGCACCAACAGCCACGCCTACCTGGGCCGCTCCGGCGGCGATGTGGCCACCACCACCGATGCCGGTCCCTGCGTGACCTGCCACATGGACAACGACAGCGGCCACCGCAAACACGGCTTCGAAGTGTACAGCGCCACGGCCGGCAACAAACTGGCAGTGCCGACGGTCTGCTCCAACTGCCACGGCAAGGCCTTCAACGGCAACAACATCATCGCGGCTGAAGAGAAGTTCAACGCCGCCGTCAAGGTCCTGGCCGAGATCATGGCCGACGAGACCCTGACCTTCACCGGTACCCCGCTCCTGAGCACCAGCTACGGCTGGGCCAATGCTGGTGGCGGCCCGGGTGCAAACTCCGCCGGCAACAAGTATAACTTCGCCGGCAAGGCCGCCGACCTGAAGAAAGTCCTCGGCGCCTACTACAACCTGAAACTGCTGCAGAACGACGTGGCCGCCTTCGCCCACAACCCGGGCTACGCCAAGTGGCTCATCGCCCAGTCCATCGACGCGGTTCGCGTAACCTCCGCCTCGACCCCGGCTGCCGGCGTAACCTCCAAAACAACCACCTCGGCCGCCGACGCCATCAGCAAGGTCACGCCGGTCACGGGGAGCACCAGCCGCCCCACCGCTTCCGACATCACGGAAGCCGCTGAGTTCCTCAAGGCGGACGGTCACTACGCATCCGGCACCTACAAGGTCCAGTACGTACTGAACGGCGGCAGCGACTGCGCAACCTGCCACTACCCGAATGAGTCCGATACCCAGGCCGCGGCCCGGGTCGCCTGGTCCGAGTCCGGCCACGGCGAAACCACCGCTCTCCCCTGGATCCCGGCCTCCAACCACCTGTGGAGGGCTGCCGGTGTAACGACGTCGTTCGCCACCAACGTACCGGCAACCGACTGCGTACGCTGCCACACCGCAGCCGGCTTTGCCCAGTTCGTGGGCGCCGACGGCTCCACGGCATTCACCAACGTCAAAGCGGTAGCTACCGACGGTACGGTCAACTCGCCGCTCAACTGCAACACCTGCCACGTTAATCCGCTGACCTCCACGAGCGCACGGCTTACCGTCCCGGCAGTCTCCACCTACTACAACATCAGCTCTGCTGGTGTGAAGGCTCACCTCAACGCGACCTTCCCGGATGTGGGCGAGTCCAACATGTGCATCCCCTGCCACGCCGGCAGGCTCTCCGGTGCTGCCCTGGTAACGGCTGCCCCGGGTCTCAACTTCTCCAACAGCAGCTTCCAGAACAGCCACTACATGGCGGCCGCAGGCCTCATGTACGCCAAGGTCGGCTTCACCGCCTTCACCACCGCCACGACCCCGGTTGCCTCTGGCAGCACCACCTCCTACGGCATGTCCCTCACGTCCAATGCCGACATGACCGTCAGCACCACCGGCGCTGCAATCGCCGGTGCACTCACCAGTACCCACCGCAACCTGGGTACCGCCGCCATGCATGGCGACAGCCATAACACGGCGTACTTCGTGTCCGGCAACCTGGACACCAACGGCCCCTGCGTCACCTGCCACCTGAAGGGGTATGAAACCGACCAGACCGTGCGCCCCGGCGCCGGCCATTCCTTGAAGGTCGATGCCGCTGCCTGGCAGAACACCTGCAACAACTGCCACGCCGCCGAAGCGGGCATGAACGCCGCCGGCGACCAGCCGCTGCTGGTTGAAGAGCAGAAAGTGCCCTTCGACACCGCAATGAGCATCCTCCAGACCCTGGTCCAGACCAAACTGGGTACCGAGTTCGATTCCTCGGCCTATCCCTACTTCTACAAAGCGGGCTTTGCTCACACTTCTGCCAACGCTCTGAAGAACTGGACCGCCTTCACCACCGGTCTGGCAACACCGCTGAAAAACGAAGGTGCGGCATTCAACCTCAACCTGCTGGCACGCGAGCCGTATGCGTTCCTGCATGCCCGCACCTACACCCGCCGCCTGATCTACGACACCATCGACTACCTCGATGACGGTCTGATGAACCAGTCGGTCAGCACGTACCTGGCCGCCAGCGGCGGTATCGGCGCCAAACCGGCCGATGCCAGCGGCACCACGGCCAACGATGCGGTATGGCAGTACTTCCTGGGCTACAACCGTACCTCCAAGGCCTGGAATACCGCAGAACGTCCGTAGTCATGATGTAGTTGCCTGATATGTTGTGCAATATGGCCCCACCTCGTACGAGGTGGGGCTTTTTTTAAACCGGCAGTGCGGAGGCGGACGTTACAGACGATGGTCC is a window of Geobacter sp. FeAm09 DNA encoding:
- a CDS encoding 6-bladed beta-propeller, coding for MGEYNHTPTRGTLVGRLAAIGILCMLLAACAGSAAQTTRRIEWPPPPAQPQIAWAGEVGSYLDAGIRKGFWRRLADVFVGESDVRIGRPYGIYVDETGRLLIADPAFGVVHVMDAGQNTYTIIGQGEGPAFKNPIAITGDGAGNVYITDSAASLVYRYSFRDNALTPFIHSVERPTGIAFNRRNRLLYVSDTTSSQVVVCDLSGNERFRIGGTGSGPGQFNRPTDLFIDNSGTLYVTDPLNSRIQVFSAEGVFRRAFGRPGDGGGDFSKPKGVAVDSNGTIYVADAQLDAVQVYNMSGGFRFEFGASGSEAGTFWMPSGVHIDRNDRIYVADTYNRRIQIFRIVPPAAPQGKEK
- a CDS encoding cytochrome c3 family protein, which codes for MKLFRAILAALAVATMALPSRSGADSIVNSPHNLSSGSTARVMSTEETRVCIFCHTPHHATKLSDTSYTGPLWSREENTAQDYTPYASTTIAASPGQPQGPSRLCLSCHDGTIALGAPGTHATSATLGPLTPPPTGKSTVLGKDLRDDHPISMEYGRKTSEFRDAATVTGTTRIKLVRRASTLYVECTSCHDPHDNQYGNFLVLDTSSHRDALCTVCHAKTDWTGSAHENGGTRSSGSIPADVAKNGCVNCHTPTGPSRGSIC
- a CDS encoding cytochrome C, with amino-acid sequence MRKQILTALVFGALGVASAALAAPGDGVLNSPHNMTTYGYTDSNGRVCAFCHTPHHAATSTNVSDYLPLWSRATDTTVFTTAYASSTINAAELQETTSDKAIGPTRLCMSCHDGTIAPDQHYGNTGTAAMLTGDNFPTLGNGAGVGAGTAGLSNDHPVGFSYTDVAVGPATGSPSASDISAATANQDPWIRQASVTYTGNTYNITVQDRLYFSNGKSYMTCATCHDVHNKKNTYTTTGTEPVNYLVLAPQKDSALCLTCHIK
- a CDS encoding cytochrome c3 family protein, coding for MDTNCYASCHNSSSYPSNVYSQFAVSGAHHPSGGYDSAANKHSETETLPLPATDKHVHCVDCHNPHQAIWQNAPLSNATASPNGPPSVNGVLKGVRGIDINGSQKTVASYEYEICFRCHSGDAALAGNYNTYPQVSRTFGSLDERERFDWGSAKSWHPVAKEFVRVGNSQGLSLKSASMTMIYCNDCHDSHGSGSHLLRLENPDTFSQGQSISNYPLCYSCHDETYLTSSATNIGKLHRAHVWGQHNPLSTNSSYRASCSACHDPHGVPYKAGLTTSSNALHLINFDLRYAGSGSSYDASTSSCLVTGTGTSGLSCHPTTTGTASFNPYPYP